One window from the genome of Pedococcus badiiscoriae encodes:
- the lipB gene encoding lipoyl(octanoyl) transferase LipB, translated as MRFEHVGFAPDFVDYEAAWAHQREVHAAVVDGAEDAVLLLEHAAVYTAGKRTEAHQRPFDGTPVIDVDRGGLITWHGPGQLVGYPIVRLHGVPIDVVAHVRRLEEVMIRICRDFGVDVTRVDGRSGVWALADEQGRPDRKLGAIGVRVSRQVTMHGFALNCDADLSWADNIVACGIDDAGVSSISREAGRVVTVQDVLPYAEKHLFDVLAGS; from the coding sequence ATGCGTTTCGAGCACGTGGGCTTCGCCCCCGACTTCGTCGACTACGAGGCAGCGTGGGCCCACCAGCGCGAGGTGCACGCAGCCGTCGTCGATGGCGCGGAGGATGCCGTCCTCCTGCTCGAGCATGCCGCCGTCTACACCGCGGGCAAGCGCACCGAGGCACACCAACGGCCGTTCGACGGTACCCCCGTCATCGACGTCGACCGGGGTGGGCTGATCACCTGGCACGGCCCGGGGCAGCTCGTGGGGTATCCCATCGTCCGGTTGCACGGCGTCCCCATCGACGTGGTGGCCCACGTGCGTCGCCTCGAGGAGGTCATGATCCGGATCTGCCGCGACTTCGGCGTCGACGTGACCCGCGTGGACGGCCGCAGCGGCGTCTGGGCCCTGGCCGACGAGCAGGGTCGCCCGGACCGCAAGCTGGGCGCGATCGGCGTGCGGGTCAGCCGCCAGGTCACCATGCACGGCTTCGCCCTCAACTGCGACGCCGACCTGTCGTGGGCCGACAACATCGTCGCCTGCGGCATCGACGACGCCGGGGTGAGCTCGATCAGCCGCGAAGCAGGACGGGTGGTGACGGTCCAGGACGTCCTGCCCTATGCCGAGAAGCACCTGTTCGACGTCCTCGCCGGCAGCTGA
- a CDS encoding serine/threonine-protein kinase has protein sequence MSTENAATRPQVPGYLLGEQLGRGGSGTVWAATREVDGAAVAVKVVPVGTPGQADQLVREFAVLARVEVDGLVGFHEAVGLAGEPAAVALVLDHVRGGSLEAVVRARGHLSVGESVTMLAPVARALAELHAVGVVHGDVTPANVLLERTGRPLLADLGVASLVGEVPGHLYGTEGFVAPEVLDRGVLTPASDVYAVGALAWCCVTGSAPAPMALRRPLEELAPGLPSAWSELTLRALRADPVGRPTAAELALAYYDSAPCEPLRLVVGTDETSLVTQRLRQTPPAASPDARASARREGVRRVGAGRVGPRRRLLALGTLVLLTVGLGLAVLMVSGRVARPPWLHPNTVGASAATHQGAVPDLAADPAAPRTDPVGLMTALAALRAEVMSSRSTAALARLDAPGSDALARDTALLHALDASGQSWQGVALTVTSARTLGHTATTASVAAVVGTAAYRVVDAAGRAQARPAVVGEELRYELRWSSGRWRVAGISGPTL, from the coding sequence ATGAGCACCGAGAACGCTGCGACCCGGCCGCAGGTGCCCGGTTACCTGCTGGGCGAGCAGCTGGGGCGCGGGGGTTCCGGCACCGTCTGGGCAGCCACGCGGGAGGTGGACGGGGCTGCGGTGGCCGTCAAGGTCGTACCCGTCGGCACGCCCGGGCAGGCCGACCAGCTGGTGCGCGAGTTCGCCGTCCTGGCCCGGGTCGAGGTCGACGGACTCGTCGGATTCCACGAGGCGGTAGGGCTGGCGGGGGAGCCTGCGGCGGTGGCCTTGGTGCTCGACCACGTGCGCGGAGGTTCGCTGGAGGCCGTGGTGCGGGCGCGTGGCCACCTGAGCGTGGGGGAGTCGGTGACGATGCTCGCCCCGGTGGCGCGAGCCCTCGCCGAGCTGCATGCCGTGGGCGTCGTGCACGGCGACGTCACCCCGGCCAACGTCCTCCTCGAACGCACCGGCCGACCGCTGCTCGCCGATCTCGGGGTGGCCTCGCTGGTGGGCGAGGTGCCCGGTCACCTCTACGGCACCGAGGGTTTCGTCGCGCCGGAGGTGCTCGACCGCGGGGTTCTCACCCCTGCCAGCGACGTGTATGCCGTGGGTGCGCTCGCCTGGTGTTGTGTCACCGGCTCGGCGCCGGCCCCCATGGCCCTGCGTCGCCCCCTCGAGGAGCTGGCACCCGGGCTGCCCTCGGCGTGGTCCGAGCTCACGCTCAGAGCCCTTCGGGCCGATCCAGTCGGCCGCCCGACCGCAGCCGAGCTGGCCCTGGCCTACTACGACTCGGCCCCCTGTGAGCCGCTTCGGCTCGTCGTGGGCACGGACGAGACGTCGCTGGTGACCCAGCGGCTGCGGCAAACCCCACCGGCGGCTTCTCCGGACGCCAGGGCCAGCGCGCGGCGGGAGGGCGTCCGGCGGGTCGGTGCGGGGCGGGTCGGTCCGCGAAGGCGCCTCCTGGCGCTCGGCACCCTGGTCCTCCTGACCGTCGGGCTCGGGTTGGCGGTACTCATGGTCAGCGGCCGGGTGGCCCGGCCGCCATGGCTGCACCCCAACACGGTCGGCGCATCAGCCGCCACGCACCAGGGGGCGGTGCCTGACCTCGCGGCCGACCCGGCTGCGCCGCGGACCGATCCCGTCGGGCTGATGACGGCCCTGGCCGCGCTGCGGGCCGAGGTCATGTCATCGCGGTCCACGGCCGCGCTGGCCCGCTTGGACGCACCCGGCTCGGACGCCCTCGCCCGCGACACGGCCCTGCTGCACGCCCTCGACGCATCGGGTCAGTCCTGGCAGGGCGTGGCGCTGACCGTGACCTCGGCGCGCACCCTGGGGCACACCGCGACGACGGCGTCGGTGGCCGCGGTCGTCGGGACGGCGGCATACCGGGTGGTCGACGCAGCGGGTCGGGCACAGGCGCGGCCGGCGGTGGTCGGCGAGGAGCTGCGCTACGAGCTGCGGTGGTCCTCAGGCCGGTGGCGGGTGGCCGGCATCAGCGGGCCCACCCTCTAG
- the lipA gene encoding lipoyl synthase, whose amino-acid sequence MTIAPEGRRLLRVEARNAETPIERKPEWIRTTAKMGPEYTKLHSMVKTEGLHTVCQEAGCPNIFECWEDREATFLIGGDVCTRRCDFCDIATGRPEALDRDEPRRVAESVAQMGLRYSTVTGVARDDQPDGAAWLYAETIRQIHAKNPTTGVEILPPDFGAQPELVGQVFDARPEVFAHNLETVPRIFKQIRPAFTYDKSLKVLSMAREAGLVTKSNLILGMGEQDHEVEQAIGDLHEAGCDILTITQYLRPSKLHHPIDRWVKPEEFVHWSDVAQELGFKGVMAGPLVRSSYRAGRLWATAMKKWGRDIPEHLQHLADAAGDPARQEASSLLAARQPGALGASA is encoded by the coding sequence GTGACCATCGCACCCGAGGGCCGCCGGCTGCTGCGCGTCGAGGCGCGCAACGCCGAGACGCCGATCGAGCGCAAGCCGGAGTGGATCCGGACGACCGCGAAGATGGGTCCGGAGTACACCAAGCTGCACTCGATGGTGAAGACCGAGGGTCTGCACACGGTGTGCCAGGAGGCCGGGTGCCCCAACATCTTCGAGTGCTGGGAGGACCGCGAGGCCACCTTCCTCATCGGTGGTGACGTGTGCACGCGTCGGTGCGACTTCTGCGACATCGCCACAGGTCGCCCCGAGGCGCTCGACCGCGACGAGCCGCGCCGGGTGGCCGAGTCGGTCGCCCAGATGGGCCTGCGCTACTCGACCGTGACCGGGGTCGCGCGTGACGACCAGCCCGACGGCGCCGCCTGGCTGTATGCCGAGACGATCCGTCAGATCCACGCCAAGAACCCGACCACCGGGGTCGAGATCCTGCCCCCCGACTTCGGTGCCCAGCCCGAGCTGGTCGGACAGGTCTTCGACGCCCGGCCCGAGGTGTTCGCGCACAACCTCGAGACGGTCCCGCGCATCTTCAAGCAGATCCGGCCCGCCTTCACCTACGACAAGTCGCTCAAGGTCCTGTCGATGGCGCGCGAGGCCGGACTCGTGACGAAGTCCAACCTCATCCTGGGCATGGGTGAGCAGGACCACGAGGTAGAGCAGGCGATCGGCGACCTGCACGAGGCCGGCTGCGACATCCTGACGATCACGCAGTACCTGCGGCCCTCCAAGCTGCACCACCCGATCGACCGGTGGGTCAAGCCCGAGGAGTTCGTGCACTGGAGCGACGTCGCCCAGGAGCTGGGCTTCAAGGGCGTCATGGCCGGACCGCTGGTGCGGTCCTCGTACCGCGCCGGACGCCTGTGGGCGACGGCGATGAAGAAGTGGGGCCGGGACATCCCCGAGCACCTGCAGCACCTCGCCGACGCCGCCGGGGACCCTGCCCGGCAGGAGGCCTCCTCGCTGCTCGCAGCGCGGCAGCCGGGCGCGTTGGGCGCCTCCGCCTGA
- a CDS encoding DUF4191 domain-containing protein, whose product MARKEEQQSDTPTKQGRFAQIRQVFAASRKADPTIPWWMLLAFLAVLAVGAGIGALVGHWVYALVLSFPLGLLAATLVLSRMAERAAYRSLEGQPGAAGAALGALRRGWFFDQQPVAVDGARGTRPEDVAGAAFVYRALGRPGIVLIAEGPDARRGKLLVQERKKVERVAPGVPVISVVVGDGADQVPVRKLSGKLTRMKPVLTKEEVSAVNKRLKSLGGLRPPIPAGMDPMRARVDRKAMRGR is encoded by the coding sequence ATGGCCCGCAAGGAAGAACAGCAGTCGGACACGCCCACGAAGCAGGGCCGGTTCGCCCAGATCCGCCAGGTCTTCGCGGCCTCGCGCAAGGCCGACCCGACCATCCCGTGGTGGATGCTGCTCGCGTTCCTGGCGGTCCTCGCCGTCGGGGCGGGCATCGGGGCGCTCGTCGGGCACTGGGTGTACGCCCTCGTGCTGTCCTTCCCGCTGGGCCTGCTGGCGGCCACCCTCGTCCTGTCCCGGATGGCCGAGCGGGCGGCCTACCGCTCGCTCGAAGGTCAGCCCGGAGCCGCCGGCGCCGCCCTGGGCGCGCTGCGCCGCGGTTGGTTCTTCGACCAGCAGCCGGTCGCGGTCGACGGCGCGCGGGGCACCCGCCCCGAGGACGTCGCGGGTGCGGCCTTCGTCTACCGGGCCCTGGGTCGTCCCGGCATCGTGCTCATCGCCGAGGGGCCGGATGCCCGTCGGGGCAAGCTGCTCGTCCAGGAGCGCAAGAAGGTCGAGCGCGTCGCGCCCGGCGTCCCGGTGATCTCCGTCGTCGTCGGTGACGGCGCCGACCAGGTGCCGGTCCGCAAGCTCAGCGGCAAGCTGACCCGGATGAAGCCGGTCCTCACGAAGGAGGAGGTGTCGGCCGTCAACAAGCGACTCAAGTCCCTCGGCGGCCTGCGCCCGCCGATCCCGGCCGGGATGGACCCCATGCGTGCGCGCGTCGATCGCAAGGCCATGCGCGGCCGCTGA
- a CDS encoding HPP family protein — protein sequence MLVRELMTSPGTSLRAGSRLDTAVQVLAAQHISAVPIVDAYGHVVGIVSEADVLREGLPEDPRSQLRPTQEPPAPWHRLVDDVMTVDPVTVEAQSDAARAAELMADMGWKSLPVVRGRQFVGVLSRSDVVRALATPDAEVQRTVAFEFAQIGREDWTVDVVEGVVTLRDVAPGREARLARAIAETLPGVRRVLIEDRA from the coding sequence ATGCTTGTTCGGGAGCTCATGACGAGCCCGGGGACGAGCCTGCGGGCAGGGTCCCGGCTGGACACCGCAGTGCAGGTCTTGGCGGCGCAGCACATCAGTGCGGTCCCCATCGTCGATGCCTACGGTCACGTGGTCGGGATCGTCAGCGAGGCCGATGTTCTCCGCGAGGGGCTTCCGGAGGATCCACGAAGCCAGCTGCGTCCGACCCAGGAGCCGCCGGCGCCGTGGCACCGGCTGGTGGACGATGTCATGACGGTGGACCCCGTCACCGTGGAAGCGCAGTCCGATGCGGCACGCGCCGCTGAGCTCATGGCTGACATGGGCTGGAAGAGCCTGCCCGTCGTGCGTGGCCGGCAGTTCGTCGGCGTGCTCAGCCGCAGCGACGTGGTGCGGGCCTTGGCCACCCCGGATGCGGAGGTACAGCGCACCGTCGCCTTCGAGTTCGCGCAGATCGGCCGCGAAGACTGGACGGTGGACGTGGTCGAGGGCGTCGTGACTCTGCGTGACGTAGCCCCCGGCCGCGAAGCGCGACTGGCGCGGGCGATTGCGGAAACGCTACCCGGAGTGCGTCGGGTCCTGATCGAGGATCGTGCCTGA
- a CDS encoding DUF4097 family beta strand repeat-containing protein, with translation MSEEWSIDTARVLDIGGDGERVSRLSVAIVGGRVDVVTHADSPTARIEVAKVEGMPVKVSWDGSKLKITHGVDSTRILDKVRQAFEGLEHNRVAISISIPEDAATSVSTVSAAGLLAGMRSGARANTVSGSITIDDIVGPVDVNTVSGEVECGNVRGPLTVHSVSGAVTAQHSDVPEVSISTVSGDVALDLVNGAATIKSNSVSGDVTVRAPHGGYDVTANTASGQVVIDGHTIDKFSRQSGNRLTDGDGSLRLKANAVSGNVVVLKSRSGAPVDEASA, from the coding sequence ATGAGCGAGGAATGGTCGATCGACACCGCCAGGGTGCTCGACATCGGCGGCGACGGCGAGCGCGTCAGCCGGCTCAGCGTCGCGATCGTCGGCGGCCGGGTCGACGTCGTGACCCACGCCGACTCCCCCACGGCGAGGATCGAGGTCGCCAAGGTCGAGGGCATGCCGGTCAAGGTCAGCTGGGACGGCTCCAAGCTCAAGATCACCCACGGCGTCGACTCCACGCGGATCCTCGACAAGGTCCGCCAGGCGTTCGAGGGTCTCGAGCACAACCGGGTCGCGATCAGCATCTCGATCCCGGAGGACGCGGCGACCTCGGTGAGCACGGTCAGCGCCGCCGGACTCCTCGCGGGTATGCGGTCCGGAGCCCGAGCCAACACCGTCTCCGGCTCGATCACCATCGACGACATCGTCGGACCCGTCGACGTCAACACGGTCAGCGGCGAGGTCGAGTGCGGCAACGTGCGAGGCCCTCTCACGGTGCACTCGGTCTCCGGTGCCGTCACCGCGCAGCACAGCGACGTGCCGGAGGTGAGCATCAGCACGGTCAGCGGCGACGTGGCCCTCGACCTCGTCAACGGTGCCGCGACGATCAAGTCCAACTCGGTCTCCGGCGACGTGACCGTGCGGGCCCCGCACGGGGGCTACGACGTGACGGCCAACACGGCCTCCGGCCAGGTCGTGATCGACGGTCACACGATCGACAAGTTCTCGCGCCAGTCCGGGAACCGGCTCACCGACGGTGATGGCAGCCTGCGGCTGAAGGCGAACGCCGTCTCGGGCAACGTCGTGGTCCTCAAGTCCCGCTCCGGGGCGCCCGTGGACGAGGCGTCAGCATGA
- a CDS encoding RDD family protein — translation MVDRKDIGSWLEGPGSRSAAPSAYPGERLGMPREGSGSMGRFGRRLVGVVIDWSACQAIAAALFGVPLPFRGVATSTQTLILLAIFALENLLLLGTTGYTLGHRIVGLRVASLDGRTPRPFQALVRTVLLCLFLPAMFWDKDGRGLHDKAAGTVIVRS, via the coding sequence GTGGTCGACCGCAAGGACATCGGTTCGTGGCTCGAGGGCCCGGGTTCGCGCTCAGCCGCGCCCTCGGCATACCCGGGCGAGCGCCTGGGTATGCCGCGCGAAGGCTCCGGTTCGATGGGCCGGTTCGGGCGCCGCCTGGTCGGCGTCGTCATCGACTGGAGTGCCTGTCAGGCGATCGCCGCGGCCCTGTTCGGCGTACCGCTGCCGTTCCGGGGGGTGGCCACCAGCACGCAGACGCTCATCCTCCTGGCGATCTTCGCCCTCGAGAACCTGCTGTTGCTCGGCACCACCGGCTACACGCTCGGCCACCGCATCGTCGGACTGCGTGTGGCCTCGCTCGACGGGCGCACCCCACGCCCCTTCCAGGCGCTGGTGCGCACCGTCCTGCTCTGCCTGTTCCTGCCGGCGATGTTCTGGGACAAGGACGGCCGCGGTCTGCACGACAAGGCCGCGGGCACCGTCATCGTCCGCAGCTGA
- a CDS encoding peptidase E, with product MPADHPTILATSGGYRMSQRSRFEFDALVHHAVALSGAEGTPKVTVLGTASGDQRAFAAEVDEAGRVAGFAITNLHLFPMPNLADVEGHLLSQDVVWVNGGSVANLLAVWRVHGLDAVFRRVWEAGVVLAGVSAGSICWYAGGTTDSFGPELRPVTNGLGFLPYGNGVHYDSEERRRPLVHSLVADGTLPTTHCTDDGVGLVYHGTQLVEAVSERDGKAGYIVTREADVAVEERLETRRLPQA from the coding sequence ATGCCCGCAGACCACCCGACCATCCTCGCCACCTCGGGTGGCTACCGCATGTCCCAGCGGAGCCGTTTCGAGTTCGACGCGCTGGTGCACCATGCCGTCGCGCTCTCCGGCGCCGAGGGCACCCCCAAGGTCACCGTCCTCGGCACGGCGAGTGGGGACCAGCGCGCCTTCGCCGCCGAGGTCGACGAGGCGGGGCGCGTCGCAGGGTTCGCCATCACGAACCTGCACCTGTTCCCCATGCCGAACCTCGCCGACGTCGAGGGCCACCTGCTGAGCCAGGACGTGGTCTGGGTCAACGGTGGTTCGGTCGCCAACCTCCTCGCGGTCTGGAGGGTGCACGGGCTGGACGCCGTGTTCCGGCGGGTCTGGGAGGCAGGGGTGGTCCTCGCCGGCGTGTCCGCCGGCTCCATCTGCTGGTATGCCGGGGGCACGACGGACTCGTTCGGGCCCGAGCTGCGCCCGGTGACCAACGGCCTCGGCTTCCTGCCCTACGGCAACGGCGTGCACTACGACTCCGAGGAGCGCCGGCGCCCCCTGGTCCACTCGCTCGTGGCCGACGGCACCCTGCCGACGACGCACTGCACGGACGACGGCGTCGGGCTGGTCTACCACGGCACCCAGCTCGTCGAGGCGGTCAGCGAGCGCGACGGCAAGGCGGGCTACATCGTCACCCGGGAGGCAGACGTGGCCGTCGAGGAGCGCCTCGAAACCCGACGACTCCCCCAGGCGTAG
- the glnA gene encoding type I glutamate--ammonia ligase — protein sequence MFSNADEVLKFIKDEDVIFVDVRFCDLPGVMQHFNVPAKSLDADFFKEGQMFDGSSIRGFQAIHESDMKLIPDPTSAYLDPFRKEKTLILNFSIVDPFTGEEYSRDPRNIAAKAEAYLKSTGIADTAYFGAEAEFYVFDDVRFETKQNASYYYIDSVEAAWNTGRDEEGGNKGYKTRYKGGYFPVPPVDHFADMRDAMTLALEDAGLSVERAHHEVGTAGQQEINYRFNTLKQAADDVLKFKYIVKNVAWQGDKTVTFMPKPIFGDNGSGMHSHQSLWKDGEPLFYDERGYGGLSDIARWYIGGLLKHAPALLAFTNPTVNSYHRLVPGYEAPVNLVYSARNRSACIRIPITGDNPKAKRVEFRVPDPSANPYLAFSAMLMAGLDGIKNRIEPPEPVDKDLYELPPEEHDAIAQVPGSLPEVLAALEADHEFLLEGDVFTQDLIETWIEWKRKNEVDPIRFRPHPHEFEMYFDI from the coding sequence TTGTTCAGCAATGCTGACGAGGTCCTGAAGTTCATCAAGGACGAGGACGTCATCTTCGTCGACGTGCGGTTCTGTGACCTGCCCGGCGTGATGCAGCACTTCAACGTGCCCGCCAAGAGCCTCGATGCCGACTTCTTCAAGGAAGGGCAGATGTTCGACGGGTCCTCGATCCGCGGGTTCCAGGCCATCCACGAGTCCGACATGAAGCTGATCCCGGACCCCACGAGCGCGTACCTCGACCCGTTCCGCAAGGAGAAGACGCTCATCCTCAACTTCTCCATCGTCGACCCGTTCACCGGTGAGGAGTACTCCCGCGACCCGCGCAACATCGCCGCGAAGGCGGAGGCGTACCTCAAGTCCACCGGGATCGCCGACACCGCGTACTTCGGTGCGGAGGCCGAGTTCTACGTCTTCGACGACGTGCGCTTCGAGACCAAGCAGAACGCCAGCTACTACTACATCGACTCGGTCGAGGCCGCGTGGAACACCGGTCGCGACGAGGAAGGTGGCAACAAGGGCTACAAGACCCGGTACAAGGGTGGCTACTTCCCCGTCCCGCCGGTCGACCACTTTGCCGACATGCGCGACGCGATGACGCTCGCCCTCGAGGACGCCGGCCTGTCGGTCGAGCGTGCGCACCACGAGGTCGGCACCGCCGGTCAGCAGGAGATCAACTACCGCTTCAACACCCTGAAGCAGGCCGCGGACGACGTGCTGAAGTTCAAGTACATCGTCAAGAACGTCGCCTGGCAGGGCGACAAGACGGTCACCTTCATGCCGAAGCCGATCTTCGGTGACAACGGCTCCGGCATGCACTCGCACCAGTCGCTCTGGAAGGACGGCGAGCCGCTCTTCTACGACGAGCGCGGCTACGGCGGCCTGTCCGACATCGCCCGCTGGTACATCGGCGGCCTGTTGAAGCACGCGCCGGCCCTGCTCGCGTTCACGAACCCGACGGTGAACTCCTACCACCGCCTGGTCCCGGGCTACGAGGCCCCGGTCAACCTGGTCTACTCGGCCCGCAACCGCTCGGCGTGCATCCGCATCCCGATCACGGGCGACAACCCGAAGGCCAAGCGCGTCGAGTTCCGCGTGCCGGACCCGTCGGCCAACCCCTACCTCGCCTTCTCCGCGATGCTGATGGCCGGTCTGGACGGCATCAAGAACCGCATCGAGCCCCCGGAGCCGGTGGACAAGGACCTCTACGAGCTGCCGCCGGAGGAGCACGACGCCATCGCGCAGGTGCCCGGTTCGCTGCCCGAGGTGCTCGCCGCCCTCGAGGCCGACCACGAGTTCCTGCTCGAGGGTGATGTCTTCACCCAGGATCTCATCGAGACCTGGATCGAGTGGAAGCGCAAGAACGAGGTCGACCCGATCCGCTTCCGCCCGCACCCGCACGAGTTCGAGATGTACTTCGACATCTGA
- a CDS encoding pyridoxamine 5'-phosphate oxidase family protein, producing MTSDRHHENVPTDHTGLRVLTFDQCLRRLAECPVGRIAFVLDGEIAVLPVNHTVLGLNVYFRTLGDSKIEAAVNGDRVSFEVDAYNPRAKDGWSVLVHGTAEVVSDREDLRRLEPITREPWVPADSSRMTWIRVRSTAITGRALWGDEGRRSLSASGT from the coding sequence ATGACCAGCGACCGGCACCACGAGAACGTCCCTACCGACCACACGGGCCTTCGCGTCCTCACCTTCGACCAGTGCCTGCGCCGCCTCGCCGAGTGTCCGGTGGGGAGGATCGCCTTCGTCCTCGACGGAGAGATCGCTGTTCTGCCGGTCAACCACACCGTTCTGGGACTGAACGTCTACTTCCGAACCCTGGGCGACTCCAAGATCGAAGCCGCGGTGAATGGCGACCGCGTCTCCTTCGAGGTCGACGCGTACAACCCCCGCGCCAAGGATGGGTGGAGCGTGCTCGTCCACGGCACCGCCGAGGTGGTCAGCGACCGCGAGGACCTTCGCCGGCTGGAGCCGATCACCCGTGAGCCATGGGTGCCTGCCGACTCCTCGAGGATGACGTGGATCAGGGTCCGTTCCACAGCCATCACCGGACGGGCGCTGTGGGGAGACGAGGGACGCAGGTCCCTGTCAGCTTCCGGCACCTAG
- a CDS encoding PadR family transcriptional regulator — protein MSPVFAHGQLRLYLLALLNEGPRHGYEVIQDLEHRFNGLYSPSAGTVYPRLAKLEEEGLVERSEEGRKAIYRITEAGREEVRARQDDLSSLESDLDLSVRELAEQVRSRVRGETKDLRAELKAAAQEARRTATPVGGPEPWQGWKGSDPTAIRDLEQAVSELRSEARGAWKRHGLTSEQSREIIDILAEATGRIRDIITRR, from the coding sequence ATGAGCCCCGTCTTCGCCCACGGTCAGCTCCGCCTGTACCTGCTGGCCCTGCTCAACGAGGGCCCGCGGCATGGCTACGAGGTGATCCAGGATCTCGAGCACCGGTTCAACGGGCTCTACTCCCCCAGCGCCGGGACCGTCTACCCGCGGTTGGCCAAGCTCGAGGAGGAGGGTCTGGTCGAGCGGTCCGAGGAGGGCCGCAAGGCCATCTACCGGATCACCGAGGCCGGCCGCGAGGAGGTCAGGGCCCGTCAGGACGACCTGAGCAGCCTCGAGTCCGACCTCGACCTGTCGGTGCGCGAGCTCGCCGAACAGGTGCGCTCCCGGGTCCGCGGCGAGACCAAGGACCTGCGCGCCGAGCTCAAGGCCGCCGCGCAGGAGGCACGCCGGACGGCGACACCGGTCGGCGGACCGGAGCCGTGGCAGGGGTGGAAGGGCAGCGACCCCACCGCGATCCGCGATCTCGAGCAGGCGGTCTCCGAGCTGCGATCCGAGGCTCGTGGCGCGTGGAAACGGCACGGCCTGACCAGCGAGCAGAGCCGCGAGATCATCGACATCCTCGCCGAGGCGACGGGTCGCATCCGCGACATCATCACCCGGCGCTGA
- a CDS encoding universal stress protein — MSMPASPPRRPVVVGVDGGPAADRAVEVAVEQAQRTHRPLHILHATPLGLAPWTLDRLQAHEELARRSYERATEAAPDLEITFASQVADPATALVTASHTASLVVVGAGTHGQSASVLLGTTAHQVASHARCPVMVVPGSRKWSTTGPVVVGVDAAEHSVPAVEFAFAEASTRQAELVPVHTWWWEEPGPFLAGSEWEDEWIAVAQTQKVLVAEMLAGWQEKYPDVKVSLTSVRGQAAVVLQEVSQTAQLLVVGSRGRGGFAGLLLGSVSSRVLHDAKCPTVVAPSLRLTPSLG; from the coding sequence ATGAGCATGCCAGCCTCGCCCCCGCGCCGCCCCGTCGTGGTGGGCGTCGACGGAGGGCCAGCCGCAGACCGCGCAGTCGAGGTCGCCGTCGAGCAGGCCCAACGCACCCACCGCCCCCTGCACATCCTGCATGCGACCCCCCTCGGACTGGCGCCTTGGACCCTGGACCGTCTCCAGGCGCACGAGGAGCTCGCGAGACGCAGTTACGAGCGCGCCACCGAGGCGGCCCCCGACCTCGAGATCACCTTCGCGAGCCAGGTCGCCGACCCGGCCACTGCACTGGTCACGGCGAGTCACACGGCCTCTCTGGTCGTCGTCGGGGCGGGCACCCACGGCCAGAGCGCCTCGGTGCTCCTGGGGACCACAGCACACCAGGTGGCCTCGCACGCACGCTGCCCGGTCATGGTGGTGCCTGGGTCCCGCAAATGGTCGACCACGGGCCCGGTCGTCGTCGGTGTCGATGCCGCCGAGCACTCAGTCCCGGCGGTCGAGTTCGCCTTCGCAGAAGCTTCCACCCGTCAGGCCGAGCTCGTCCCGGTGCACACCTGGTGGTGGGAGGAACCAGGGCCATTCCTCGCCGGCTCGGAATGGGAAGATGAGTGGATCGCCGTCGCGCAGACCCAAAAGGTCCTGGTGGCCGAGATGCTGGCCGGGTGGCAGGAGAAGTACCCGGATGTGAAGGTCAGCCTGACCTCCGTGCGTGGGCAAGCGGCCGTCGTCCTCCAAGAGGTGTCCCAGACCGCCCAGCTCCTCGTCGTCGGCAGCCGAGGCCGCGGCGGCTTCGCCGGCCTGCTGCTCGGATCCGTGAGCAGCCGCGTCCTGCACGACGCGAAGTGCCCCACCGTTGTCGCCCCTTCTCTCCGGCTCACGCCGTCGCTCGGATGA